A portion of the Gossypium arboreum isolate Shixiya-1 chromosome 8, ASM2569848v2, whole genome shotgun sequence genome contains these proteins:
- the LOC108470147 gene encoding NAC domain-containing protein 76-like isoform X1: MSNIDDNSHIVGYRFHPTDKELVDHYLWNKILDRDSLVQAIKEVDSLFNKDPWELPGWSEIQSADQVWYFFSRRGDNKRVKRTTDKGFWKVTGKPRKVKGKKGCAAKKSLVFYEGRTPNAKWTPWVIHEYTFTSTLLDNREGIFLCKLKKKEDETANASSSESCQPSLVADEEIPDNSTMFNPDEMLDSLKERDREHELEMDEQQQPSCLEFTHLPDFTSYCDGLPHLSKEENDDESWIRYLVDDDEINPDELNLGNECRNFALVDTSVTCPGEPSRKRLRREAGVLCGAIENEECQPMLYEQAVSNSMMLDEHGGSKKHQALAMVNAPNVTSSSVKQDPHGRDRMVSLNNESREMDIPDVESVVDPHSIVRASRFHNPYYKKLGEQEDDPKRINKRGKFCRKIAFQDEAIDVKQHATAVNLPIIMESTGKRKTAEHSYRYMRLQMHLNELADCDKKRFLHVHI; this comes from the exons ATGAGTAACATCGATGATAACAGCCACATAGTGGGATACAGATTCCACCCAACTGACAAAGAACTGGTGGACCATTACCTATGGAACAAAATCCTCGACCGTGATTCTCTCGTCCAAGCTATAAAAGAGGTCGATTCTCTTTTCAACAAAGATCCTTGGGAACTACCGG GTTGGTCTGAAATACAATCAGCTGATCAAGTGTGGTATTTCTTTTCCCGGCGAGGAGACAACAAACGGGTGAAGAGGACAACGGATAAAGGGTTCTGGAAAGTGACGGGAAAGCCTCGGAAGGTAAAGGGGAAAAAAGGGTGTGCTGCCAAGAAATCTTTGGTTTTTTATGAGGGTCGTACCCCTAATGCAAAGTGGACGCCTTGGGTCATCCACGAGTATACTTTCACCTCTACTCTTCTTGATAACAGA GAGGGCATTTTTCTCTGtaaattgaagaaaaaagaagATGAAACGGCCAATGCTTCAAGTAGTGAAAGTTGTCAGCCAAGTCTGGTTGCAGACGAGGAGATTCCTGAT AACTCAACCATGTTTAATCCTGATGAGATGCTTGACAGCTTGAAAGAACGAGACAGAGAGCATGAGTTGGAGATGGATGAGCAGCAGCAGCCCTCTTGCTTGGAATTCACTCATTTGCCGGACTTTACCAGTTACTGTGATGGGCTTCCACACCTGTCTAAGGAAGAGAATGATGATGAGTCATGGATTAGATATTTAGTGGATGATGATGAAATCAATCCTGATGAACTTAATCTTGGAAACGAGTGCCGCAATTTCGCCTTAGTTGATACGAGTGTGACCTGCCCTGGAGAGCCCTCTAGGAAAAGATTACGCCGTGAAGCTGGGGTACTATGCGGAGCCATTGAAAATGAAGAATGCCAACCAATG CTGTATGAGCAGGCGGTAAGCAATTCAATGATGCTTGATGAACATGGTGGTTCAAAGAAACACCAAGCATTAGCAATGGTTAATGCACCAAATGTGACTTCAAGTTCTGTAAAGCAAGATCCCCATGGAAGGGACAGGATGGTATCACTCAATAATGAATCCAGGGAAATGGATATCCCTGATGTTGAGTCAGTTGTTGATCCGCACAGTATTGTTCGTGCTTCAAGATTCCATAACCCTTACTATAAAAAATTAGGAGAGCAAGAAGATGATCCAAAAAGAATCAATAAACGGGGAAAGTTTTGCAGAAAAATAGCCTTCCAAGACGAG GCTATAGATGTAAAACAACATGCCACTGCTGTTAATCTTCCTATTATTATGGAATCTACCGGTAAGAGGAAAACAGCTGAACATAGCTACAGATATATGAGACTGCAGATGCATTTGAATGAGTTAGCTGACTGTGATAAAAAAAGGTTTCTTCATGTGCATATATAA
- the LOC108470147 gene encoding NAC domain-containing protein 76-like isoform X3 has product MSNIDDNSHIVGYRFHPTDKELVDHYLWNKILDRDSLVQAIKEVDSLFNKDPWELPGWSEIQSADQVWYFFSRRGDNKRVKRTTDKGFWKVTGKPRKVKGKKGCAAKKSLVFYEGRTPNAKWTPWVIHEYTFTSTLLDNREGIFLCKLKKKEDETANASSSESCQPSLVADEEIPDNSTMFNPDEMLDSLKERDREHELEMDEQQQPSCLEFTHLPDFTSYCDGLPHLSKEENDDESWIRYLVDDDEINPDELNLGNECRNFALVDTSVTCPGEPSRKRLRREAGVLCGAIENEECQPMLYEQAVSNSMMLDEHGGSKKHQALAMVNAPNVTSSSVKQDPHGRDRMVSLNNESREMDIPDVESVVDPHSIVRASRFHNPYYKKLGEQEDDPKRINKRGKFCRKIAFQDELDPFCRL; this is encoded by the exons ATGAGTAACATCGATGATAACAGCCACATAGTGGGATACAGATTCCACCCAACTGACAAAGAACTGGTGGACCATTACCTATGGAACAAAATCCTCGACCGTGATTCTCTCGTCCAAGCTATAAAAGAGGTCGATTCTCTTTTCAACAAAGATCCTTGGGAACTACCGG GTTGGTCTGAAATACAATCAGCTGATCAAGTGTGGTATTTCTTTTCCCGGCGAGGAGACAACAAACGGGTGAAGAGGACAACGGATAAAGGGTTCTGGAAAGTGACGGGAAAGCCTCGGAAGGTAAAGGGGAAAAAAGGGTGTGCTGCCAAGAAATCTTTGGTTTTTTATGAGGGTCGTACCCCTAATGCAAAGTGGACGCCTTGGGTCATCCACGAGTATACTTTCACCTCTACTCTTCTTGATAACAGA GAGGGCATTTTTCTCTGtaaattgaagaaaaaagaagATGAAACGGCCAATGCTTCAAGTAGTGAAAGTTGTCAGCCAAGTCTGGTTGCAGACGAGGAGATTCCTGAT AACTCAACCATGTTTAATCCTGATGAGATGCTTGACAGCTTGAAAGAACGAGACAGAGAGCATGAGTTGGAGATGGATGAGCAGCAGCAGCCCTCTTGCTTGGAATTCACTCATTTGCCGGACTTTACCAGTTACTGTGATGGGCTTCCACACCTGTCTAAGGAAGAGAATGATGATGAGTCATGGATTAGATATTTAGTGGATGATGATGAAATCAATCCTGATGAACTTAATCTTGGAAACGAGTGCCGCAATTTCGCCTTAGTTGATACGAGTGTGACCTGCCCTGGAGAGCCCTCTAGGAAAAGATTACGCCGTGAAGCTGGGGTACTATGCGGAGCCATTGAAAATGAAGAATGCCAACCAATG CTGTATGAGCAGGCGGTAAGCAATTCAATGATGCTTGATGAACATGGTGGTTCAAAGAAACACCAAGCATTAGCAATGGTTAATGCACCAAATGTGACTTCAAGTTCTGTAAAGCAAGATCCCCATGGAAGGGACAGGATGGTATCACTCAATAATGAATCCAGGGAAATGGATATCCCTGATGTTGAGTCAGTTGTTGATCCGCACAGTATTGTTCGTGCTTCAAGATTCCATAACCCTTACTATAAAAAATTAGGAGAGCAAGAAGATGATCCAAAAAGAATCAATAAACGGGGAAAGTTTTGCAGAAAAATAGCCTTCCAAGACGAG CTTGATCCCTTTTGCAGGCTATAG
- the LOC108470147 gene encoding NAC domain-containing protein 76-like isoform X2, translated as MSNIDDNSHIVGYRFHPTDKELVDHYLWNKILDRDSLVQAIKEVDSLFNKDPWELPGWSEIQSADQVWYFFSRRGDNKRVKRTTDKGFWKVTGKPRKVKGKKGCAAKKSLVFYEGRTPNAKWTPWVIHEYTFTSTLLDNREGIFLCKLKKKEDETANASSSESCQPSLVADEEIPDNSTMFNPDEMLDSLKERDREHELEMDEQQQPSCLEFTHLPDFTSYCDGLPHLSKEENDDESWIRYLVDDDEINPDELNLGNECRNFALVDTSVTCPGEPSRKRLRREAGVLCGAIENEECQPMLYEQAVSNSMMLDEHGGSKKHQALAMVNAPNVTSSSVKQDPHGRDRMVSLNNESREMDIPDVESVVDPHSIVRASRFHNPYYKKLGEQEDDPKRINKRGKFCRKIAFQDEAIDVKQHATAVNLPIIMESTGEDLVLPSQLAA; from the exons ATGAGTAACATCGATGATAACAGCCACATAGTGGGATACAGATTCCACCCAACTGACAAAGAACTGGTGGACCATTACCTATGGAACAAAATCCTCGACCGTGATTCTCTCGTCCAAGCTATAAAAGAGGTCGATTCTCTTTTCAACAAAGATCCTTGGGAACTACCGG GTTGGTCTGAAATACAATCAGCTGATCAAGTGTGGTATTTCTTTTCCCGGCGAGGAGACAACAAACGGGTGAAGAGGACAACGGATAAAGGGTTCTGGAAAGTGACGGGAAAGCCTCGGAAGGTAAAGGGGAAAAAAGGGTGTGCTGCCAAGAAATCTTTGGTTTTTTATGAGGGTCGTACCCCTAATGCAAAGTGGACGCCTTGGGTCATCCACGAGTATACTTTCACCTCTACTCTTCTTGATAACAGA GAGGGCATTTTTCTCTGtaaattgaagaaaaaagaagATGAAACGGCCAATGCTTCAAGTAGTGAAAGTTGTCAGCCAAGTCTGGTTGCAGACGAGGAGATTCCTGAT AACTCAACCATGTTTAATCCTGATGAGATGCTTGACAGCTTGAAAGAACGAGACAGAGAGCATGAGTTGGAGATGGATGAGCAGCAGCAGCCCTCTTGCTTGGAATTCACTCATTTGCCGGACTTTACCAGTTACTGTGATGGGCTTCCACACCTGTCTAAGGAAGAGAATGATGATGAGTCATGGATTAGATATTTAGTGGATGATGATGAAATCAATCCTGATGAACTTAATCTTGGAAACGAGTGCCGCAATTTCGCCTTAGTTGATACGAGTGTGACCTGCCCTGGAGAGCCCTCTAGGAAAAGATTACGCCGTGAAGCTGGGGTACTATGCGGAGCCATTGAAAATGAAGAATGCCAACCAATG CTGTATGAGCAGGCGGTAAGCAATTCAATGATGCTTGATGAACATGGTGGTTCAAAGAAACACCAAGCATTAGCAATGGTTAATGCACCAAATGTGACTTCAAGTTCTGTAAAGCAAGATCCCCATGGAAGGGACAGGATGGTATCACTCAATAATGAATCCAGGGAAATGGATATCCCTGATGTTGAGTCAGTTGTTGATCCGCACAGTATTGTTCGTGCTTCAAGATTCCATAACCCTTACTATAAAAAATTAGGAGAGCAAGAAGATGATCCAAAAAGAATCAATAAACGGGGAAAGTTTTGCAGAAAAATAGCCTTCCAAGACGAG GCTATAGATGTAAAACAACATGCCACTGCTGTTAATCTTCCTATTATTATGGAATCTACCG GAGAAGATTTGGTTCTTCCATCCCAACTTGCTGCATGA
- the LOC108470294 gene encoding uncharacterized protein LOC108470294 encodes MMKTMGMSSFSSSTFLFTSLHFANGGSSSRSSHVRISENTATIFLASSLLPLSQSAHFPSLSVFPNIDFNRLRASAFNKGRKGSGGTTLFEMDGSDEDDDGDEFIDFDDEFDADGEDGDEAMFLPLGKMKKWLENKPRGFGEGKVYDTSIEEKLLEEIEQSRQAQTVNVNNLKNNPVKPGSKKDDQQNKEAESVLSGIRVRVGNLPKKKNIHRDLKAAFDGVSGIINISPAVSGNKKTKDPVCKGFAFVEFKHEVDAIRFVQNFSGHNLTFGRIQKQIKCEMINSLSHSPAHEELWDNGSITDEVAISHFVDGLNPNFDMKNSSSDISLESVSDEVDNHDDELVSDELDDLDDELVSDEFDDQDDEFDEVEVGEGRNNLNAISEAEASTADIMEPRFKRAAADSIASTPLERIRALEQKLLARGKQQRVPKEQKAQKLERVRSNNKKKVVAKQNQQKVTKEQKVQKLDIPGSAKRLKIKEKAQLTGVFSKYGLKTPSNSKEES; translated from the exons ATGATGAAGACCATGGGAATGTCTTCATTTTCTAGTTCGACGTTTCTCTTTACTTCTCTTCACTTTGCCAATGGCGGCAGCAGCAGCAGAAGCTCCCACGTTCGTATCTCGGAGAACACAGCCACTATCTTTCTCGCTTCTTCTTTGCTTCCACTTTCCCAATCAGCCCATTTCCCTTCTCTTTCTGTTTTCCCTAATATAGATTTCAATAGATTGCGGGCTTCTGCTTTTAACAAAGGAAGAAAAGGCAGCGGTGGCACTACCCTCTTCGAAATGGATGGTTCTGACGAGGACGACGACGGCGACGAATTCattgattttgatgatgaattcgaCGCCGACGGTGAGGACGGCGATGAGGCCATGTTTCTTCCGCTTGGTAAAATGAAGAAGTGGCTCGAGAACAAGCCCCGTGGGTTCGGTGAAGGGAAAGTGTACGATACTTCTATTGAAGAAAAACTGCTTGAAGAAATAGAGCAAAGCAGACAAGCACAAACGGTTAATGTCAACAACCTTAAAAACAATCCTGTCAAGCCTGGTTCCAAGAAAGATGATCAGCAAAACAAGGAAG CTGAAAGTGTTCTAAGTGGAATTCGTGTGAGAGTGGGCAATCTTCCTAAGAAAAAGAATATTCACAGGGATTTGAAAGCTGCTTTCGATGGGGTTTCTGGAATAATTAATATATCTCCAGCTGTTTCTGGGAATAAGAAGACTAAAGACCCTGTTTGCAAAGGTTTTGCCTTCGTTGAATTTAAGCATGAGGTGGATGCAATTAG GTTTGTGCAAAATTTCTCTGGACATAATCTCACCTTTGGTAGGATTCAGAAGCAAATAAAATGTGAGATGATAAATTCACTTTCGCACAGTCCTGCTCATGAAGAATTGTGGGACAATGGATCCATCACAGATGAAGTGGCAATTTCTCACTTTGTAGATGGTCTGAATCCTAATTTCGATATGAAGAACTCTTCCTCAGATATATCATTGGAAAGTGTATCTGATGAAGTTGACAACCATGATGATGAGCTTGTATCTGATGAACTGGATGATCTGGATGATGAACTTGTATCTGATGAATTTGATGACCAAGATGATGAGTTTGATGAAGTAGAAGTAGGAGAAGGTAGGAACAATCTTAATGCTATTAGTGAAGCAGAGGCAAGTACTGCTGATATCATGGAACCGAGGTTTAAGCGTGCAGCTGCTGATTCGATCGCCTCAACTCCGCTGGAACGAATTAGGGCTCTTGAGCAAAAGCTACTTGCAAGAGGGAAACAGCAAAGAGTTCCAAAAGAACAAAAAGCTCAAAAGCTAGAAAGAGTTAGGTCTAATAATAAGAAAAAGGTAGTTGCTAAACAAAACCAACAAAAAGTTACGAAAGAGCAAAAGGTTCAAAAGCTCGATATTCCAGGATCTGCGAAGAG GTTAAAGATTAAGGAAAAGGCACAGCTAACAGGGGTCTTCTCCAAATATGGGTTGAAAACTCCTTCGAATTCCAAGGAAGAGTCGTAG